One window of the Archaeoglobus sulfaticallidus PM70-1 genome contains the following:
- a CDS encoding type II/IV secretion system ATPase subunit — MLLRKPKTNDRSAKLNGIAANFPFDPSNYESHNHIDLKRCGIYRLLPNEMKREVAKNLHLLEYLHVLPIDKVGIPRYYPELDKKLENLENPNLIYPADDQIYIHIYPDKNDVRNYYIPIEPTLLTGIDELLKEVEIRLVDYLAEIEFDPSEPEEKERILKEALRKICAVTDEKKLSKFMRDESGMLKFLRSNSNMGNRVYVTYQQFKALEYALIRDKVGLGILEPYIKDKYIEDITCNGLGPIFVEHKIFKGLKSVMEFRDEETLNRFAIKLAERIGKPITYKDPIVDAVLPDGSRINIVYGNDISKNGTNFTIRKFSETPLSILQIIENGTMDYMIAGYLWLLISEGMSGFICGETASGKTTTLNAITTFISPDAKIVSIEDTPELQVPHKNWTREVTRGSTRGGKIGEGSGSDVTMFDLLKAALRQRPNYIIVGEIRGIEGNIAFQAMQTGHPVMSTFHAATVEKLIQRLTGEPINVPKTYIDNLNFVIIQSIVKRPDGKLVRRVLSVNEIVGYNPQKGGVSFVEAFSWDPVTDTFVFSGHGSSYLLEQKIATRLGIPMNKRRIIYEEVERRARILQRLHEEGITGFYELFNTISKIQKSGLLKIKWT; from the coding sequence ATGCTACTGAGAAAACCTAAAACTAATGATCGTTCAGCAAAACTAAATGGGATCGCTGCAAACTTTCCTTTTGATCCCAGTAACTATGAGAGCCACAATCACATAGATCTAAAAAGATGTGGAATCTACAGATTGCTGCCAAATGAAATGAAAAGAGAAGTCGCAAAGAATCTCCACCTGCTTGAATATCTGCACGTGCTTCCAATTGATAAAGTGGGGATACCTAGATACTATCCCGAGCTCGATAAGAAACTTGAAAATTTGGAAAATCCCAATTTAATCTATCCTGCAGACGATCAGATTTACATCCATATATACCCAGATAAAAACGATGTGAGAAACTACTACATCCCGATCGAACCAACACTATTAACGGGCATTGATGAACTTCTAAAAGAAGTTGAGATCAGACTTGTCGATTATCTGGCTGAGATTGAGTTTGATCCCTCTGAGCCGGAGGAAAAGGAAAGGATTCTTAAGGAGGCTCTAAGAAAGATATGTGCTGTAACAGATGAAAAGAAATTGAGTAAATTTATGAGAGATGAATCTGGAATGCTTAAATTCTTAAGAAGTAACAGCAATATGGGCAATCGTGTTTATGTGACATATCAGCAATTTAAGGCTTTGGAGTATGCGTTAATAAGAGATAAGGTTGGTTTGGGCATTTTAGAGCCCTATATAAAGGATAAGTACATTGAAGATATAACATGCAATGGATTGGGACCAATCTTCGTAGAACACAAGATTTTTAAGGGATTAAAAAGTGTAATGGAGTTCAGAGATGAAGAAACGCTAAATAGATTTGCTATAAAGCTTGCTGAGAGAATTGGGAAACCTATAACCTACAAAGATCCAATCGTAGATGCTGTTTTGCCCGACGGTTCGAGAATTAATATAGTTTACGGGAATGATATAAGTAAAAATGGGACGAACTTCACCATAAGAAAGTTCAGTGAAACTCCTCTCAGCATTCTACAAATAATAGAGAATGGAACGATGGATTACATGATCGCTGGCTATTTATGGCTGCTCATTTCTGAAGGTATGAGTGGTTTCATCTGTGGAGAGACTGCAAGCGGAAAAACAACGACATTGAATGCGATAACAACCTTCATTTCTCCCGATGCAAAGATAGTATCGATTGAGGATACGCCTGAATTGCAGGTACCACATAAAAACTGGACTAGGGAAGTTACAAGGGGTAGCACCAGAGGGGGTAAGATCGGTGAAGGGAGCGGTTCAGATGTAACGATGTTCGACCTGCTTAAAGCTGCTCTTAGGCAGAGACCAAACTACATAATAGTTGGTGAAATTAGGGGTATTGAAGGTAACATAGCATTCCAAGCCATGCAGACCGGACATCCCGTCATGTCAACATTTCATGCTGCAACCGTGGAAAAGCTAATACAGAGGCTTACAGGTGAACCGATAAACGTCCCTAAAACCTACATTGACAACCTAAACTTTGTAATCATACAAAGCATCGTCAAAAGACCAGATGGAAAACTTGTAAGGAGAGTTTTGAGTGTTAACGAAATCGTGGGTTACAACCCGCAGAAAGGAGGAGTTTCGTTTGTAGAAGCTTTCTCCTGGGATCCGGTCACAGACACCTTTGTGTTTAGTGGTCACGGCAGTTCATATCTACTGGAGCAGAAGATAGCCACAAGACTTGGCATTCCGATGAACAAAAGAAGGATAATTTACGAAGAAGTTGAGAGAAGAGCAAGGATTCTGCAGAGGTTGCACGAAGAAGGTATAACGGGCTTCTATGAACTTTTCAACACAATCTCCAAGATTCAGAAGAGTGGATTGCTTAAGATCAAGTGGACATGA
- a CDS encoding bifunctional L-myo-inositol-1-phosphate cytidylyltransferase/CDP-L-myo-inositol myo-inositolphosphotransferase, with translation MSDASLKSHRHRKIYLPSEILKMNLMKAVILSAGFGSRIGGYPKPLLKVGGIEIIKRTITLLSPHVDEFIIVAGKYYEDIKQFLEKNCRIKYRLIRNEHPEYGNGYSLLLAKDHIDGKFVLVMGDHIYSKEFVDKAVKLEGLIGDAKPAFVDVNEATKVKISNGVVEDIGKKLSSFDCIDTGFFVLDRSILDGIEFRGEELTVSDIMKKAKPKVSILSGYFWIDVDTKDDLRRANWLIVRNSVKGSGDGLVSKYINRRISTRISAMLVNSATPNMMTAISFLTGIASSLLVLFSLPLAGIAYQLSSILDGCDGEIARASLKQSRFGGYIDSILDRYVDFLFLAMLTFCYGLSYPAIFAIFGSFMVSYTSEKYRADFGRSIFSDVRWMKYLIGKRDERIFLIMLLCILGMVNEIFWAIAIITNMRVILTVLFVALNSRS, from the coding sequence ATGTCAGATGCTTCCCTGAAATCCCACAGACATCGTAAAATTTATCTTCCGAGCGAAATATTAAAGATGAACCTGATGAAGGCTGTTATTCTTTCAGCGGGTTTTGGATCAAGAATTGGCGGTTATCCAAAACCTCTGCTGAAAGTTGGAGGCATTGAGATAATTAAAAGGACGATAACCCTGCTATCACCTCATGTTGATGAGTTCATAATAGTTGCCGGAAAGTATTACGAAGATATAAAGCAGTTTCTTGAGAAAAACTGTAGAATCAAATACAGACTGATCAGAAATGAGCATCCTGAATATGGCAATGGCTACTCGCTTCTCCTTGCAAAAGACCACATCGACGGAAAATTCGTGCTTGTGATGGGTGACCACATCTACAGCAAAGAGTTCGTGGACAAAGCTGTAAAGCTCGAAGGGCTGATAGGTGATGCAAAGCCAGCCTTTGTTGATGTCAATGAGGCGACGAAAGTAAAGATATCCAATGGAGTTGTTGAAGATATTGGGAAGAAGTTGAGCAGTTTTGACTGCATCGATACAGGGTTCTTCGTCCTCGACAGATCGATACTCGATGGTATCGAGTTCAGAGGAGAGGAGCTTACAGTCAGCGACATAATGAAGAAAGCGAAGCCAAAGGTCTCAATCCTCAGCGGCTACTTCTGGATAGATGTCGATACCAAAGATGATCTGAGAAGAGCGAACTGGCTCATCGTCAGGAACTCCGTTAAGGGTAGCGGGGATGGTCTGGTATCGAAGTACATCAACAGAAGGATTTCGACGAGAATCTCGGCCATGCTCGTGAACTCAGCAACTCCAAACATGATGACTGCCATATCCTTCCTTACCGGGATAGCTTCATCCCTCCTCGTGCTATTCAGCCTCCCTTTAGCAGGCATAGCCTATCAGCTATCCTCAATTCTAGATGGATGCGATGGGGAAATAGCCAGAGCAAGCCTGAAGCAATCGAGGTTTGGTGGCTATATAGACTCAATCCTCGACAGATATGTGGACTTTCTGTTTCTGGCCATGCTGACTTTCTGCTATGGCCTGAGCTATCCGGCGATTTTCGCAATATTCGGAAGCTTCATGGTCAGCTACACTTCTGAAAAGTACAGGGCTGACTTCGGCAGGAGTATCTTCTCGGATGTAAGGTGGATGAAGTACCTAATAGGAAAGAGGGATGAGAGAATCTTTCTGATAATGCTTCTCTGCATATTGGGTATGGTTAATGAAATATTCTGGGCTATAGCAATTATAACGAACATGAGGGTTATACTTACAGTACTGTTCGTTGCTCTGAATTCCAGATCGTGA
- the flaJ gene encoding archaellar assembly protein FlaJ, whose amino-acid sequence MTEAASGFKLGRLKLFGNIIERLKSLREEMYIDNDLLFILTYMASISTAQINRDKIFEKTSEKVEYAPSKYFKKIKDLAQNWHYDYATACELIARKVKHERLKNLLNRFSNAISAGEPDRDFLEHEWKAFKTIRKDEFERSLESLKKWADAYTALLVSSSLISVIILLSVVIYKAGDPAQTLYFSVFGIFLISLFGVGMLYRSVPKDVKTHNLEVKSREQYLIKKWSPICLVLAALSFTAISVIPTMLNISVFRDYTGLGFVIAGAMILPLGMLGKIDDRKVSDRDEKFAVFIRNLGSIVSGAGVSVVEALSRIDQKNLGELKDPVNILYKRLAMGLDPKICWDRFIGECGSYIIHKLTSIFVDAVNLGGDADIVSEIVSSSNLEMVLLRMKRDLISSGFLGLIIPLHAAMASLVIFITEILTIFTQFIDYLFKTFFAKMGGSTTNVVQNISIGLNLGIFEGLPVELLHQYTFLIILAITISNTLASKIVKGGNNYLLYYYGSILLIISGIVMLVVPPIVNAAFSLPSFMEVGGK is encoded by the coding sequence ATGACGGAAGCGGCATCTGGATTTAAGCTCGGAAGGTTAAAGTTATTTGGTAACATAATTGAAAGACTAAAGTCTTTAAGAGAAGAGATGTATATAGACAACGACTTGCTCTTCATTCTCACGTACATGGCTTCTATATCTACTGCCCAGATAAACAGAGACAAGATATTCGAGAAAACATCCGAGAAAGTTGAATATGCCCCAAGCAAGTACTTCAAAAAAATAAAGGATTTAGCCCAGAACTGGCATTACGATTATGCAACAGCATGTGAATTAATAGCTCGAAAAGTTAAGCATGAAAGGTTAAAAAATTTGCTTAATAGGTTTTCAAATGCCATTTCCGCCGGTGAGCCCGACAGAGATTTTCTTGAGCATGAGTGGAAGGCGTTCAAAACAATCAGAAAGGATGAATTCGAAAGGAGTCTTGAATCGTTAAAGAAGTGGGCTGATGCTTATACGGCCCTACTCGTCTCTTCATCTCTTATTTCGGTAATTATTCTACTTTCCGTTGTTATATACAAAGCTGGCGATCCAGCTCAAACACTCTATTTTTCAGTTTTTGGCATCTTCCTCATCTCTTTATTTGGCGTTGGAATGCTCTACAGATCCGTGCCCAAAGATGTAAAAACCCATAATCTGGAAGTAAAATCCAGAGAGCAATACCTGATTAAAAAATGGTCACCAATCTGCTTAGTACTGGCAGCATTATCTTTTACAGCCATATCAGTTATACCAACAATGCTAAACATTTCTGTTTTTAGAGACTACACAGGACTCGGTTTCGTGATTGCAGGTGCTATGATTCTACCCCTGGGAATGCTTGGAAAGATTGACGATAGAAAAGTTAGTGATAGAGACGAGAAATTCGCAGTATTCATAAGGAATTTGGGGTCAATAGTAAGCGGAGCAGGTGTATCAGTTGTGGAGGCACTCAGCAGAATAGATCAGAAAAATCTTGGAGAGCTCAAAGATCCAGTTAATATACTATACAAACGACTAGCCATGGGTTTGGATCCCAAAATTTGTTGGGATAGATTTATTGGAGAGTGTGGGAGCTACATCATACATAAACTCACAAGCATTTTTGTTGATGCTGTGAATTTGGGCGGAGATGCTGACATAGTTAGTGAGATCGTTAGCTCATCAAACCTCGAAATGGTCTTATTGAGGATGAAAAGAGATCTGATATCCTCAGGTTTTTTGGGGTTGATAATACCTTTACATGCAGCGATGGCATCTCTTGTGATATTCATAACCGAGATTCTAACAATTTTCACACAATTTATTGATTATCTCTTTAAAACTTTCTTTGCCAAGATGGGAGGCTCTACTACAAATGTTGTCCAAAACATCTCCATAGGTTTGAACTTGGGTATTTTCGAGGGGTTGCCGGTTGAATTACTACACCAATATACTTTTTTAATAATACTTGCAATAACAATTTCAAACACCCTAGCATCAAAGATAGTTAAAGGTGGGAACAATTATCTGCTGTATTACTATGGTAGCATCCTTCTCATAATCTCCGGTATCGTGATGTTGGTTGTACCACCCATAGTTAACGCCGCATTTTCGCTTCCATCGTTTATGGAGGTGGGAGGTAAATGA
- a CDS encoding CBS domain-containing ParB/RepB/Spo0J family partition protein, producing MSKLRVKDYMTRSVVTLSPENTVEDAINLIEKTGHDGFPVVDSEKKVIGYISSIDLLKKDPSSKIKDIMARQLYVAREFMDLRDAARVMFRTGHSKLPVVDEDGKLVGIISNSDVIRSQIERVDPSKVEKFKKTIEKVHNVEVELKRGNVEVDRLIPTQTKVFADELKGRVYEIRRGLAEPILVVKKGKRYYLIDGHHRAVAAKRMGLKHLEAYILEVPDTVELGVEKLIRKRGVKSLADVEVIENTHHPLVEITFKNTD from the coding sequence GTGTCAAAACTCAGGGTAAAGGACTACATGACAAGGAGCGTAGTAACACTGAGCCCGGAAAATACTGTTGAGGATGCGATCAATCTGATCGAAAAAACCGGACATGATGGATTTCCGGTTGTAGATTCTGAAAAAAAGGTCATAGGCTACATCTCCTCAATAGACTTACTGAAAAAAGATCCTTCGTCCAAGATCAAGGACATCATGGCCAGGCAGCTGTATGTTGCAAGGGAGTTCATGGATCTGAGGGATGCTGCAAGGGTTATGTTCAGAACCGGGCATTCAAAACTGCCAGTTGTCGATGAGGATGGTAAGCTCGTTGGCATAATCTCAAATTCAGATGTCATAAGGAGCCAGATTGAAAGGGTCGATCCGTCCAAGGTTGAAAAGTTCAAGAAAACGATAGAGAAAGTGCACAATGTTGAGGTTGAACTCAAGAGGGGAAACGTTGAGGTCGACAGATTGATCCCAACCCAGACCAAGGTTTTTGCCGATGAGCTTAAAGGCAGGGTTTATGAGATTCGAAGAGGTCTTGCGGAGCCGATTCTTGTCGTGAAAAAAGGTAAGAGGTACTACCTGATAGATGGGCATCACAGGGCTGTTGCCGCTAAAAGGATGGGTTTGAAGCATCTTGAGGCATATATTCTGGAGGTACCGGACACTGTAGAGCTTGGAGTTGAAAAGCTGATCAGAAAAAGAGGTGTGAAATCGCTCGCAGATGTTGAGGTTATTGAGAACACACACCATCCCCTGGTGGAGATAACATTCAAGAATACGGATTAG
- a CDS encoding phage tail protein, which yields MGFEVLIATAISLALLMLIVYSFAIGASMFIEVAHSSREDLHKRAVDRIQTRIEIKSVEWNSLTRDINVSVFNSGSTKIDNFGLMDVIVVYNEAKYLRYETDWKATIENETINPGILDPGETLAMLIYGPFEQGTVVWMKICTPNGVCAASRYVIGG from the coding sequence ATGGGATTTGAAGTCCTCATTGCAACGGCAATATCACTCGCTTTACTCATGTTAATCGTATATTCCTTTGCAATCGGAGCGAGTATGTTTATAGAAGTTGCCCATTCGAGCCGTGAAGACTTGCACAAAAGAGCAGTTGATCGAATACAAACAAGGATTGAAATAAAAAGTGTAGAATGGAACAGTTTGACCAGAGATATCAATGTGAGTGTCTTTAACTCCGGAAGCACAAAAATAGACAATTTCGGCTTGATGGATGTTATAGTTGTTTACAACGAAGCAAAATACCTCAGATATGAAACAGATTGGAAAGCAACCATTGAAAACGAAACAATTAATCCGGGTATTCTTGACCCCGGAGAGACCTTGGCCATGCTTATCTATGGACCTTTTGAACAGGGTACAGTAGTTTGGATGAAAATTTGCACACCTAATGGCGTTTGTGCAGCTTCAAGGTATGTGATAGGTGGTTGA
- a CDS encoding methyltransferase domain-containing protein, whose protein sequence is MRYGFLLLGEHEEFGKLEILNLLNSYSHARIVDEDDRILIMESEPPDRTFFDRLAMVRESFIHIDTVDIDYLERRFKDLNFEGKRVCVRVKKLNKSLAISTVELERKLGAILYRNGAIIDLKDSDITIKVYITDRCHIGILNHVTNTAQFFERRPDKKPFFKPGALLPRLARALVNFTGITDDTLLDPMCGTGTILIEAGLMGIDFVGIEAFKKVLYGCAENLIYYNLPVNLIRGDARNISLRDDTVSAIVTDYPYLRSSKSFGELSELYERSFEEISRVLKKGKRLVIVSNIDVEERYSIENYFKIERKLFQRVHKNLYRRIYILQNR, encoded by the coding sequence ATGAGATACGGTTTTCTCCTCTTAGGAGAGCATGAAGAATTCGGAAAGCTGGAAATTCTGAACCTCCTGAACTCATACTCCCATGCTAGAATTGTTGATGAAGATGACAGAATACTCATCATGGAAAGTGAGCCTCCTGACAGAACATTTTTTGACAGGCTTGCGATGGTTCGCGAGTCCTTTATCCACATAGATACTGTGGATATAGACTACCTCGAAAGAAGGTTTAAAGATCTGAATTTTGAAGGTAAGCGTGTCTGTGTCAGGGTCAAAAAGCTCAATAAAAGCCTGGCAATATCCACGGTTGAACTGGAAAGGAAGCTTGGAGCGATACTGTACAGAAACGGAGCCATAATAGATCTGAAAGATTCCGATATCACGATCAAGGTTTACATAACGGACAGATGTCACATCGGCATCCTGAACCATGTAACCAACACAGCCCAGTTCTTTGAGAGGAGACCCGATAAGAAGCCATTCTTCAAACCTGGAGCGCTTCTGCCAAGACTTGCAAGGGCTCTGGTTAACTTTACCGGCATAACAGATGACACACTGCTCGATCCAATGTGTGGAACCGGAACGATACTGATCGAAGCAGGTTTGATGGGAATAGATTTCGTGGGAATCGAGGCTTTCAAAAAAGTCTTGTACGGATGTGCTGAGAACCTCATTTACTACAATTTGCCAGTGAACCTGATCAGAGGAGATGCCAGAAACATCAGTCTGAGAGATGATACAGTTTCTGCAATTGTTACAGATTATCCATACCTAAGATCGTCCAAGAGCTTTGGAGAGTTATCCGAGCTGTATGAGAGATCCTTTGAGGAGATATCGAGAGTACTTAAAAAGGGTAAGAGGCTGGTTATCGTTTCGAACATCGATGTTGAAGAGAGGTACTCGATAGAGAACTACTTTAAGATCGAAAGAAAGCTTTTCCAGAGAGTTCACAAAAATCTTTACAGGAGAATATACATTCTCCAGAATCGTTAG
- a CDS encoding archaellin/type IV pilin N-terminal domain-containing protein encodes MRRHFNKKFFKDKKGFTGLEAAIVLIAFVVVAAVFSYVMLGAGFFTTQKSQEVVHTGVQQASSSIELTGDVIATKDSSDADTDGTSDEINEVKLFIQLASGGTPVDVDKMVIALTTADAHKVLTKGSSATATTFAYTDLNGDGDNLLEKYEKFEIVIDVNSALGTDDDLTVNEKFQIEIKPPQGASLTVVRTVPPYIDQVMVLH; translated from the coding sequence ATGAGGAGACATTTTAATAAAAAATTCTTTAAGGACAAAAAAGGATTTACAGGACTTGAAGCAGCCATCGTCCTGATAGCTTTCGTAGTGGTTGCAGCAGTCTTCAGCTATGTAATGCTTGGAGCAGGATTCTTCACGACTCAGAAGAGTCAGGAAGTTGTGCATACTGGTGTGCAGCAGGCAAGTAGCTCGATAGAGCTTACTGGGGATGTAATAGCTACAAAAGATTCTTCTGATGCCGACACTGATGGTACTAGTGATGAGATAAATGAAGTGAAATTATTCATACAGCTCGCTTCGGGAGGAACACCAGTCGATGTGGATAAAATGGTTATAGCCCTAACAACAGCAGATGCTCACAAGGTTCTTACAAAAGGAAGTTCGGCAACTGCAACAACATTTGCTTATACTGACCTTAACGGAGACGGTGACAATTTACTGGAGAAGTACGAAAAGTTTGAGATAGTGATAGACGTTAATTCTGCACTCGGAACTGATGATGACTTAACGGTTAACGAAAAGTTCCAAATAGAGATCAAGCCACCCCAAGGTGCCTCATTAACAGTGGTTAGAACAGTTCCACCATACATAGATCAGGTAATGGTGCTGCACTAA
- a CDS encoding signal recognition particle subunit SRP19/SEC65 family protein yields the protein MEKECVIWPVNLDKRKSRKEGRKIPRRLSVPNVKLNELVSACKELEIKYRVEEEKKYPRCWWESGGRIFVEKRAKKTHIMIEIAKKILELREKSEADRKKKKKRKKR from the coding sequence ATGGAAAAAGAGTGTGTCATCTGGCCTGTAAATTTAGATAAGAGAAAGTCGAGAAAAGAAGGCAGAAAGATCCCGAGAAGACTTTCAGTTCCAAATGTCAAGCTCAACGAACTCGTTTCAGCATGCAAAGAGCTGGAGATAAAGTACAGGGTTGAAGAGGAAAAAAAATACCCCAGATGCTGGTGGGAGTCTGGTGGGAGAATTTTCGTTGAAAAGAGGGCAAAGAAAACCCACATTATGATCGAGATAGCGAAAAAGATACTTGAGCTTAGAGAGAAAAGCGAGGCAGACAGGAAGAAGAAAAAGAAAAGGAAGAAGCGATGA
- a CDS encoding ATPase domain-containing protein: MIAEIEKERKSILSSGNSEIDKKLGGGIPIGSLTLIEGENDTGKSVLSQQFTYGGLHQGHSVAYYTTENTIKSLLKQMESLSLDVSEFYAWGYLRVFPIHFEGVEWTHDQMKRILSLVANHIKTARENVVIIDSLTMFTTYSTEDDILEFLTRLKNFCDKGKTILITLHQHAFKEDTLVRIRSACDCHLFLRKEQVGDRYVNVIEVAKVRGARKTTGNIVSFQVRPGFGLKIMPLSEARA, from the coding sequence ATGATCGCTGAAATTGAAAAAGAAAGAAAAAGCATACTTTCAAGCGGGAATTCGGAGATAGATAAAAAGCTTGGAGGTGGGATTCCCATAGGTTCTTTAACTTTAATAGAGGGTGAAAATGACACAGGAAAGAGTGTTTTAAGCCAGCAGTTTACGTATGGTGGCCTGCATCAGGGACACAGTGTTGCCTATTATACAACTGAGAACACGATAAAGAGCCTTTTAAAGCAGATGGAATCATTAAGCTTAGATGTTTCAGAGTTCTATGCATGGGGATATCTAAGAGTTTTTCCAATACACTTCGAGGGCGTTGAGTGGACGCATGATCAGATGAAAAGAATACTAAGCCTGGTTGCCAATCACATTAAAACTGCACGGGAGAATGTGGTAATAATTGATTCTTTGACGATGTTTACCACATACTCTACTGAAGACGATATTCTTGAGTTTTTAACGAGGTTGAAGAATTTTTGCGATAAAGGAAAGACAATTCTGATTACTCTGCACCAGCATGCATTCAAGGAAGACACACTTGTCAGAATAAGGTCTGCATGCGATTGTCACCTCTTCCTCAGAAAAGAACAGGTTGGAGATCGATACGTTAACGTTATTGAAGTTGCTAAGGTTAGAGGAGCAAGAAAAACGACAGGAAATATAGTAAGCTTTCAAGTACGCCCAGGATTTGGCTTGAAAATAATGCCTCTCTCAGAAGCTCGGGCATAG
- a CDS encoding GMP synthase subunit A: MVRIYVVYNYGQYNHLIHRTLRDLDVETKLIQNTTPAEELKDLDGLVIGGGPSIERAGNSFQYLELDIPILGICLGLHIIAEHFGGKVGKGNIGGYAEVEVNILQDDELFNEIPSRIKVWASHADEVKEIPEGFIHLAKSDICNYEAIRHPDKPIYGIQWHPEVYHSSYGEEIYRNFIEICRK, encoded by the coding sequence ATGGTCAGGATATATGTTGTATATAACTACGGTCAGTACAACCACCTGATTCATCGAACCCTCAGGGATCTGGATGTCGAAACAAAGCTGATACAGAACACAACTCCTGCTGAAGAGCTGAAGGATCTCGATGGTCTCGTTATAGGAGGGGGGCCAAGCATAGAAAGAGCGGGCAACTCTTTTCAGTATTTAGAGCTTGATATTCCCATTCTGGGGATATGTCTCGGATTGCACATAATCGCCGAGCATTTTGGTGGAAAGGTTGGAAAAGGTAACATTGGTGGCTATGCAGAGGTGGAGGTGAACATACTTCAGGATGATGAACTCTTTAATGAAATACCAAGCAGAATAAAGGTGTGGGCAAGCCATGCAGATGAGGTCAAGGAGATCCCCGAAGGATTCATCCATCTGGCAAAATCAGACATCTGCAACTATGAAGCTATAAGGCATCCTGATAAACCGATATACGGCATCCAGTGGCATCCGGAGGTCTATCACTCCAGCTACGGTGAGGAGATTTACAGGAACTTCATAGAGATCTGCAGGAAATGA
- a CDS encoding DUF4352 domain-containing protein: MERLQKHPPKANFTDSLDSLDTLQKTTLTYFMGKAPEGINFLVVEVKIKNIGEEKYILLPTVVDSEGNIYSYSFYTHSLTDYLKLVELHKGEKNSWMYLKFL, translated from the coding sequence TTGGAGAGGTTGCAAAAACATCCACCAAAGGCAAATTTTACCGATTCATTGGATTCTCTTGATACCTTACAAAAAACTACTTTGACCTATTTTATGGGGAAAGCTCCAGAGGGTATAAATTTCTTGGTTGTAGAAGTGAAAATAAAAAACATCGGAGAGGAAAAATATATCCTACTGCCCACAGTTGTCGACTCTGAAGGAAACATCTACAGCTACAGTTTTTACACCCATTCTCTGACAGATTATTTGAAGCTTGTTGAACTACATAAAGGAGAAAAAAATTCGTGGATGTATTTGAAGTTCCTGTAG
- a CDS encoding helix-turn-helix domain-containing protein → MPIDGPTGLFEVAEPDFEYIVKCVLKLTISELEVYLTLIENPGIGVDELSEIMRKDRSGIYRSLQTLLEKGLVKREYRILKHGGYKYIYTPLEIDTLKAILKEELERWFKRLNEVVDKFTLDEFKGETKEAET, encoded by the coding sequence TTGCCGATCGATGGGCCAACTGGATTGTTCGAAGTTGCCGAACCAGATTTCGAGTACATAGTCAAGTGTGTTTTGAAGCTGACCATATCCGAGCTAGAGGTTTACCTCACGCTGATCGAGAATCCAGGCATAGGCGTTGATGAGCTATCGGAGATAATGAGAAAGGACAGGAGCGGGATATACAGGAGTCTGCAAACTCTCCTAGAGAAGGGTCTCGTGAAGAGGGAATACAGAATACTGAAACATGGGGGTTACAAGTACATCTATACTCCGCTCGAGATCGATACACTAAAGGCAATTCTGAAGGAGGAGCTTGAGAGGTGGTTCAAGCGGCTAAATGAGGTTGTGGACAAGTTCACGCTGGATGAGTTCAAAGGTGAAACCAAGGAGGCTGAGACCTGA